In the Hordeum vulgare subsp. vulgare chromosome 7H, MorexV3_pseudomolecules_assembly, whole genome shotgun sequence genome, one interval contains:
- the LOC123412129 gene encoding GDSL esterase/lipase At5g33370-like produces the protein MARSIALLCFVLVGAVCASTAAAAGGENGGRLVNAVYVFGDSLVDVGNNDYLPAPAPRANRPYGMDLPGRPTGRFTNGYNLADVISQRLGFEMSPKPYLSMLPHDKILLGLCKIGANYASGGSGILDTTGKGTLTMRTQVQYFKKAADNMICYPSKEEHLARSLFLLSGGGNDFSAFDPSTASPQAYVVKMVTTYIEHIQALYDMGARMVGILDVPPIGCTPGQRAGMPNGECNQQANSLAQAFNGLLKAKLAEAAAATMKELKYSVAANYNILNEMMDNSLVAGLRHVKTACCGSGKLNAEVMCSHPGTTACPAADHDDYMFWDMLHPTHATIQRGVVAFFYGNGPKYGEPVNFATLVTGKNESPAIKMVVADE, from the exons ATGGCGAGGAGCATTGCTCTGCTCTGCTTCGTCCTCGTCGGCGCCGTGTGCGcctcgacggcggcggcggcgggcggcgagAATGGGGGGCGGCTGGTGAACGCCGTGTACGTGTTCGGCGACTCGCTGGTGGACGTGGGCAACAACGACTACCTGCCGGCGCCGGCGCCCAGGGCGAACCGGCCGTACGGCATGGACCTCCCCGGCAGGCCCACCGGCCGCTTCACCAACGGCTACAACCTCGCCGACGTCATCT CACAACGTCTGGGTTTCGAGATGAGCCCCAAGCCGTACCTCTCCATGCTGCCGCACGACAAGATCTTACTCGGCCTCTGCAAGATTGGCGCCAACTACGCTTCCGGTGGATCCGGCATCCTCGACACCACG GGAAAAGGGACGCTCACGATGCGGACACAAGTCCAGTACTTCAAGAAGGCGGCGGACAACATGATCTGCTACCCAAGCAAGGAGGAGCACCTTGCGCggtccctcttcctcctcagcggcGGCGGCAACGACTTCTCCGCCTTCGACCCCTCCACCGCCAGCCCACAGGCATACGTCGTCAAGATGGTCACCACCTACATCGAGCACATCCAGGCGCTCTACGACATGGGAGCGCGCATGGTGGGGATCCTCGACGTGCCGCCGATCGGGTGCACGCCGGGGCAGAGGGCCGGCATGCCCAACGGCGAGTGCAACCAGCAGGCCAACTCCCTGGCGCAGGCGTTCAACGGCCTCCTCAAGGCCAAGCTCGCcgaggccgccgccgccaccatgaAGGAGCTCAAGTACTCCGTCGCCGCCAACTACAACATCCTCAACGAGATGATGGACAACTCGCTCGTAGCCG GGCTGAGGCACGTGAAGACGGCGTGCTGCGGCTCCGGGAAGCTCAACGCGGAGGTGATGTGCAGCCACCCGGGCACGACGGCGTGCCCCGCCGCCGACCACGATGACTACATGTTCTGGGACATGCTCCACCCCACGCACGCCACCATCCAACGCGGCGTCGTCGCCTTCTTCTACGGCAACGGCCCCAAGTACGGCGAGCCCGTCAACTTCGCCACGCTCGTCACGGGCAAGAACGAATCTCCTGCGATCAAGATGGTCGTCGCCGACGAGTAA